The nucleotide window CTGCTGTAGAGGAAGCATGGCCCCCACACAGACCCTCCAGGCCCTCTGGGGCCCATGCTGCAGAACTTCAGCATCCACGTGGGCCAGGCCTGCGTGGGACGTTCAGAACCAGAGGCAAAACAGCATGTGctgcctgtcctgtcctgtcttcACTTCCACGTTGCCACTCTTGGGTCAAAGGGAGAAGTTCTGGGGAGGAACTTATGTTAGCCAAACCCAGTAACCTTCAGAATCTTCAAGTACACTTGTGTTTATGATCAGTATAATCAGTATAAATGGGGAGCCACTAGGGTGCTAGGTGCCATGCTCTGGAGCAAAACGGCCTCCAGGCTGGCCCACTGAGGCTGGGAAAGCCTCTTGGGAGGGAGCAGGGCTAAGGACAGCCCTGCTGGTCTGGGTTAGTGGGGGCCAGGGTCACATGCCAGGCTCTCTGCCAGTGGTGTCCTCAGGCGGTGACAAGGCCTGGCTCCCCATATCTGTCTATTTAGGCCGCGTGCTCGCCCAGGACCCAAGAGGGATCGGGCAGCTGCTGAGAAGCTTTGGGGATTGTCAGGCCACGTGCAGGTCTGCGTGTGGGTTCACAGTGGGCGGGGCCAAGAACCCCGCACTGCGATGATGGGCCCCACAGGTCGCATTTGTTGGGTGTCACCTGGTGGCCAGCCTGAAATGTACACACAACCCTCAGTTATAAGTTAGAGTCCCTGTCCCCTAACCATAGGGGTCATCTGGCAAAGGGGACACCCAGGGAACTCAGAACGCCCTGAGCTTCAATGGAAACATCTACacacccctccttcccctcccccaagagtTCTGCACCCCCTTCTCTGGAGTCACTCACAGCTGCCTTCTGGGCTTCTCTCTGTAGAGCTGCGCTGCTCTGTGTTTCTTGTGGAGGGAGGTTGGGAGTCGAGCAAGCAGCCCTTGGGAAAGAAAGACACTCATTGTGCAGGAACTGTTCCTCTAGTCTCGTCGCCACAGGCTGAAGTCATTGAATATCTAGTAACTGTAAGTGAGCAGGGTCAAACAGTCTCTGTCAGAGGGGGTGGCCGACTGGTCCTGTTAAGGCCTGTCCCCTTTTAGGGTTTTGCATATCAGATAAGGCAGAACTGGGTGCTGGGTGCCGAGTTTCGCCCTTGGAGAGAGTGGGTGACCCACTGGAGAGTAGGTGGACCTCTCTTTCATGAGTCTGGGTGGCTTGCACCCTGATGTGGGAGTCCTTCTGAAGACAGCCTGTGGCTGGGCCCAGGCTTGGCGTTGCGGGGCTCACAGCTCAGACCTGGCACTCAGCGAGCTCTCATTGGTTTTCCCTTCAAAGCTGGGGGGTGGCCCCGAGAGCCTTTTGCCACAGACCAAATTGCACAAGGCGTCACGGAACTTCTCGGCCACAAAGAAGTACATGACTGGGTCGAGCGCCCCGTTGAGGCTGGTGAGGCAGGAGGTGATGCGGTTTCCGAGGGCCAGGACGCGCTGGGCGGCGCACGAGGTGCCGTGGCCGCGGTAGTGCAGCACGTAGACCGAGCGGTGCACGTGGTAGGGCACAAAGCACACCAGAAAGATGGTGAGCACCATGGCGATCATGCGGACCGCCTTGTTCTTGAGGCGCTTCTCCACGCGGGGGCCCTGCCGCAGGCTGCGGATGATAAGCAGGTAGCAGGTGACAGTGGTGACAAACGGGAAGGTGAAGGCCACGGCCAGGGACACGAGGGCATGGTGGGAGGCCTTCTCCCGGTACAGCTGCAGGCACACAACCGTGTGGTTGGTTTGCACGGTCTGTGGGCTCACCAGCAGTGGGGCCATGgccacagccaccaccacccAGAGGAAGGCGCAGGCCAGGTGCGCGTAGAGGGGCCTGCGGAGCTTGAGGGACTTGACAGGGTGCACGATGGCCAGGAAGCGGTCAGCGCTGATGCAAGTGAGGAAGTAGATGCTGGCATACATGTTGAGGTAGAAGAGGAAGCCGGTGAGGCGGCACGGGATTTCCCCAAACGGCCAGTGGTTCCCAGAGAAGTGGTAGACGAGGCGGGTGGGCAGGACCAGCACACAGGACAAGTCGGCCACGGCCAGGTGCATCAAGAATACGTTGGCGGGGGTACCCGACTTGTGGTCCCGGATGAAAAGCCACAGGGCCAGGGCGTTGCCAACAAAAGCCAGGATGAAATCCAGGAGGTAGAAGGAGGCGAAGAGAACGTTCTCTAGCGGCGTCTCCTGGCCACATTGCTCTGCAGTGGCCAGGGAGGAGTTGGCAGTCAGACCTGGGGAAACCACCTCGAGGCCATTCATGCTTCAGCTGGAAGCAGAGCTGGAGGACGAACCTGGAGGGAGCAAGCAGACAGGTTCCAGAGCCTGGGACCTGAGAAGCATCTTAGCTCAGCATCTCCTTGGGGACTACTGAGGGCACCCCCTGTGTTCACCTGGGGTGGGTGAGTGTCAGAGGCTTTCTGAAGCTCagcaaaaagcaaaaacgaaggcagggcctggagcttgccaAGCTGCTGCTGGGGCTGGCTTCCCACCTCACGATGTGTCCCTGCCGGGTACCCAAGAACCTGAGACCAGGGCCATGTGTCCCAGAAATCCACTCTCAGACCAGGGCATGGAGTCAGCACTATGGGGAGAGTGGGGAGTGAATCCCACCTGTTTGGGTtctgggatggagggaggggccccACATTTTCTGCTGTGCTCCCCAGGGAGGCTTCCTgaatggcggggtggggggtgcatgGGAAACTTGAGCTCCACTCCCAATGGGTGGGTGCATAGAtcacctatttctttcttttttaaaaaatttcttttaagtttatttatttattttgagagagagagagagagagagagagagagagagagagaaggaatatcccaagcaggctccatgctaccagcacagagcccaacacggggctcaaacctacaagctgtgagattgtgacctgagcccaaaccaagagttggatgcttaaccgactgagtgacccaggtgcccctagacgaCCTGTTTCTGAGAGCCTGGTGCATGGGGCCTGGCCACCTCCTCTTTAGCCTCGCCTTTGCTGGGTGAACCCTGCACACCCCGAGTCCTGGGACCCTTCCTGGCCCATCTTGTGGCAATTCTCATGACTAGTGCCAAGTGTTGTTGCCTTATGCTTCTCTCCTGCCGGTCCCTGACCACAGCTCCCCCCGCACCTGCCACCCAGGAGGGCACCACCAGGA belongs to Felis catus isolate Fca126 chromosome C1, F.catus_Fca126_mat1.0, whole genome shotgun sequence and includes:
- the GPR17 gene encoding uracil nucleotide/cysteinyl leukotriene receptor, which codes for MNGLEVVSPGLTANSSLATAEQCGQETPLENVLFASFYLLDFILAFVGNALALWLFIRDHKSGTPANVFLMHLAVADLSCVLVLPTRLVYHFSGNHWPFGEIPCRLTGFLFYLNMYASIYFLTCISADRFLAIVHPVKSLKLRRPLYAHLACAFLWVVVAVAMAPLLVSPQTVQTNHTVVCLQLYREKASHHALVSLAVAFTFPFVTTVTCYLLIIRSLRQGPRVEKRLKNKAVRMIAMVLTIFLVCFVPYHVHRSVYVLHYRGHGTSCAAQRVLALGNRITSCLTSLNGALDPVMYFFVAEKFRDALCNLVCGKRLSGPPPSFEGKTNESSLSARSEL